The Desulfofalx alkaliphila DSM 12257 genome segment CTTTCATAATATATAATTCCCTGGTGGTAATTATTTTTTCTTCATGTAAACGCCCCAATATGCCCATGGCCTGTTTCTGGTTGATGGCGTCCCCCACTAAAATGTAAAGTTCCTTCAACCACTTATAACCGTCCCCCATTGGCACCTTCTCTATCCGAACATAACCGCCGCCACCCCGCTTGCTTTCAATGATAAAACCATGCTTAATGGTAAAACGTGTGGACAAGACATAATTTATTTGCGAAGGAACACAGTTAAACCGTTCGGCTAATTCATTTCTTTGAATTTCAATGGCACCGTCATTGCTGCTGTTTAACATTTTTTTCAAATATGCTTCAATAATATTTGAAATGCTTGACATTTTTCCATATCACCTTCTCCAAAGAAAGTTTGACCTTGACTGACTTTAACTAAAGTATACCACCAAAATACTATTTTTATACAAGTCCAAAATAAAC includes the following:
- a CDS encoding CtsR family transcriptional regulator, which translates into the protein MSSISNIIEAYLKKMLNSSNDGAIEIQRNELAERFNCVPSQINYVLSTRFTIKHGFIIESKRGGGGYVRIEKVPMGDGYKWLKELYILVGDAINQKQAMGILGRLHEEKIITTRELYIMKAAVDRSALRVDLPWRDKLRAEILKAMLSSLALQKQ